In a single window of the Elaeis guineensis isolate ETL-2024a chromosome 4, EG11, whole genome shotgun sequence genome:
- the LOC105043519 gene encoding NAD(P)H-quinone oxidoreductase subunit M, chloroplastic → MATTASLFAPPSGLSLRGRVIDRRIGKVRRPHSIMAQQQQQQLEQEQQQENQATLPEERRQQQQPKGQPEMESLPRQPMAKHRNMSREYGGQWLSSVTRHVRIYAAYIDPITHAFDQTQMDKLTLILDPSNEFVWTNETCQKVYAYFQELVDHYEVIN, encoded by the coding sequence ATGGCTACCACTGCCTCTTTATTTGCTCCTCCAAGTGGGTTGTCCCTCCGAGGCAGGGTTATTGACAGGAGAATTGGAAAGGTAAGGAGACCTCATTCAATCATGgcccaacagcaacaacagcagcTAGAACAAGAACAGCAGCAAGAAAACCAAGCAACGCTGCCAGAAGAGCGGAGGCAGCAGCAACAGCCGAAAGGGCAACCAGAGATGGAGTCACTGCCACGACAACCGATGGCGAAGCACAGGAACATGAGCAGAGAATATGGAGGGCAATGGCTGAGCAGCGTCACCCGCCATGTGAGGATCTACGCTGCCTACATCGACCCCATCACCCATGCCTTCGACCAGACTCAGATGGACAAGTTGACCCTCATCCTCGACCCCAGCAACGAGTTTGTTTGGACCAATGAGACCTGCCAGAAGGTGTATGCCTACTTCCAAGAGCTCGTTGACCATTATGAGGTAATCAATTAA